A section of the Kluyveromyces lactis strain NRRL Y-1140 chromosome F complete sequence genome encodes:
- the RPL3 gene encoding 60S ribosomal protein uL3 (highly similar to uniprot|P14126 Saccharomyces cerevisiae YOR063W) yields MSHRKYEAPRHGHLGFLPRKRAASVRGRVKSFPKDDQTKPVALTSFLGYKAGMSTIVRDLDRPGSKFHKREVVEAVTVVDTPPIVVVGVVGYVETPRGLRSLTTVWAEHLSDEVKRRFYKNWYKSKKKAFTKYSAKYAENGAQVDRELARIKKYASVVRVLVHTQVRKTPLSQKKAHLAEIQLNGGSVSDKVDWAKEHFEKTVAVDSVFEQNEMIDVVAVTKGHGFEGVTHRWGTKKLPRKTHRGLRKVACIGAWHPAHVMWSVARAGQRGYHHRTSINHKVYRVGKGDDEANAATEFDRTKKTITPMGGFVHYGAINNDFVILKGSIPGTRKRVVTLRKSLYTNTSRKALEEVTLKWIDTASKFGKGRFQTPAEKHAFLGTLKKDL; encoded by the coding sequence TACGAAGCTCCACGTCACGGTCATTTAGGTTTCTTGCCAAGAAAGAGAGCTGCCTCTGTTAGAGGTAGAGTTAAGTCTTTCCCAAAGGACGACCAAACTAAGCCAGTTGCTTTGACCTCTTTCTTGGGTTACAAGGCTGGTATGTCCACTATCGTTAGAGACTTGGACAGACCAGGTTCCAAGTTCCACAAGCGTGAAGTTGTTGAAGCTGTTACCGTTGTTGACACCCCACCAATCGTTGTTGTCGGTGTTGTTGGTTACGTTGAAACCCCAAGAGGTTTGAGATCCTTGACCACCGTCTGGGCTGAACATTTGTCCGACGAAGTCAAGAGAAGATTCTACAAGAACTGGTACAAgtccaagaagaaggctTTCACCAAGTACTCTGCTAAGTACGCTGAAAACGGTGCCCAAGTCGACAGAGAATTGGCCAGAATCAAGAAGTACGCTTCTGTTGTTAGAGTCTTGGTCCACACCCAAGTCAGAAAGACTCCATTGTCTCAAAAGAAGGCTCATTTGGCTGAAATCCAATTGAACGGTGGTTCTGTCTCTGACAAGGTTGACTGGGCTAAGGAACACTTCGAAAAGACCGTTGCCGTTGACTCTGTCTTCGAACAAAACGAAATGATCGATGTCGTTGCCGTTACCAAGGGTCACGGTTTCGAAGGTGTTACCCACAGATGGGGTACCAAGAAGCTTCCAAGAAAGACCCACAGAGGTTTGAGAAAGGTTGCTTGTATCGGTGCTTGGCATCCAGCCCACGTTATGTGGTCCGTTGCTAGAGCTGGTCAAAGAGGTTACCACCACAGAACCTCTATTAACCACAAGGTCTACAGAGTTGGTAAGGGTGACGACGAAGCTAACGCCGCTACCGAATTCGACAGAACCAAGAAGACCATCACCCCAATGGGTGGTTTCGTCCACTACGGTGCTATCAACAATGATTTCGTTATCTTGAAGGGTTCTATCCCAGGTACCAGAAAGAGAGTTGTTACTTTAAGAAAGTCCTTGTACACCAACACCTCCAGAAAGGCCTTGGAAGAAGTTACCTTGAAGTGGATCGACACTGCTTCTAAGTTCGGTAAGGGTAGATTCCAAACCCCAGCTGAAAAGCACGCTTTCTTGGGtactttgaagaaggacTTATAA